Proteins from a single region of Sesamum indicum cultivar Zhongzhi No. 13 linkage group LG5, S_indicum_v1.0, whole genome shotgun sequence:
- the LOC105161872 gene encoding probable protein S-acyltransferase 17 isoform X2, which produces MAEWLLVCHGLATLLVLVSFLCGQWPIFQGTFIHRIHFFITFGAYDYFRRFIHFVCGSRGSNALLSVEYYCCDRPNPIIQLLYLIIIGGTYYFIATSSFNYIPGYYLSGVHRYTSFLAVGVGILFFLLTSFSDPGVVNSANVSQYLSAYPYDNVIFSEKECSTCKIPKPARSKHCSICDRCVARFDHHCAWMNNCIGERNTRYFMAFILWHFLICIYGLIALALVLAGRMKELQVIHILTAYYGIENSFRKLAPFVVQWLLNAYNTQILIMVFLAVISLLLAGFFTYHAKLCLTNTTTNEPKEIK; this is translated from the exons ATGGCGGAATGGCTGCTGGTGTGCCATGGATTGGCGACGCTGCTGGTGTTAGTGTCATTCCTCTGCGGGCAGTGGCCCATTTTTCAGGGGACCTTCATTCACCGTATTCATTTCTTCATCACATTCGGCGCCTACGATTATTTCCG GCGATTTATTCATTTCGTATGTGGGTCTAGAGGCTCCAATGCGCTTCTCTCTGTGGAGTACTATTGTTGCGACCGCCCGAACCCCATAATTCAG TTGCTgtacttaataataattggaGGAACTTATTATTTCATTGCGACGTCATCATTCAACTACATACCGGGGTATTATTTAAGTGGAGTGCACAG GTACACAAGCTTCTTGGCAGTTGGAGTGggcattcttttctttctattgACTAGCTTTTCTGACCCAGGGGTTGTGAATTCTGCAAATGTTTCTCAATACCTTTCTGCTTATCCATACGACAACGTTATCTTCTCGGAGAAAGAATGTTCTACCTGCAAGATCCCTAA ACCTGCTAGGTCAAAGCACTGCAGCATATGTGATCGCTGTGTTGCTCGATTTGACCATCACTGTGCATGGATG AACAATTGCATTGGAGAGCGAAACACGAGATACTTCATGGCTTTTATTCTTTG GCATTTTCTCATCTGCATATACGGATTAATTGCACTGGCATTGGTTCTTGCTGGTAGAATGAAAGAACTACAAGTTATCCACATTCTAACAG CTTATTATGGCATTGAAAATTCTTTCCGAAAGTTGGCTCCGTTTGTTGTACAG TGGTTGTTGAATGCCTATAACACACAAATCCTTATTATGGTGTTTCTGGCTGTAATTTCTCTGCTGCTAGCTGGTTTCTTCACGTACCATGCTAAACTCTGCCTTACAAACACTACCACTAATGAG CCaaaggaaattaaataa